The Deinococcus aquiradiocola genome includes a window with the following:
- a CDS encoding MATE family efflux transporter encodes MSAVSPARTPTPPPPSPGREIARIAVPVSLEFTLMLVLNFVNQVVVGALGATAIAAVGFASSLTFIVIVTLGALGSSVSILVARASGAGRRSDMNTSVGAALLLASVLTAIVSVPLVLFAPQLLHLTGASDGVAAAGSTYLRLTSLALVPAVLGAVLSGVMRSLGHARSPMVATFVTVVLNTLLGYALVFGVGPLPRLGVAGAGWATLVTAVLKTAILLAQLYSRGRLATWALPRHAAQWRAVLGPLFVLAVPLGITELAWSGGTFLYNVVFQRLGDEALAAAQIVNTLEGVFIVGSLGLMSATTALVGRALGRGDAPGAVSWVQRLLRTGLQTGAAFGLLFALSALLLGVLFGRAGADVQHLAAIGILINAAFQVVKVRNMIVGAGILPSGNDTGGVIMGDVIGAFVVGLPLAVLLGLYTPLGVTGVFLARVIEECVKMAVFAWRAGRLRWDVLAAEQSAVQAG; translated from the coding sequence ATGTCTGCCGTCTCCCCTGCCCGCACGCCCACCCCGCCGCCCCCCTCGCCCGGCCGTGAGATCGCCCGGATCGCCGTGCCCGTCAGCCTGGAGTTCACGCTGATGCTCGTCCTGAACTTCGTGAACCAGGTGGTGGTCGGCGCGCTCGGCGCGACCGCCATCGCGGCGGTGGGCTTCGCGAGCAGCCTGACCTTCATCGTGATCGTGACGCTCGGGGCGCTCGGGTCGAGCGTCAGCATCCTCGTCGCGCGCGCGTCCGGCGCGGGACGCCGCAGCGACATGAACACCTCGGTCGGCGCGGCCCTGCTGCTCGCGTCGGTCCTGACGGCCATCGTGTCCGTGCCGCTCGTGCTGTTCGCGCCGCAGCTGCTGCACCTCACGGGCGCGTCGGACGGCGTCGCGGCGGCCGGAAGCACGTACCTGCGCCTCACGTCCCTGGCGCTCGTCCCGGCCGTGCTGGGCGCGGTCCTGAGCGGCGTGATGCGTTCCCTCGGGCACGCGCGCAGCCCGATGGTCGCGACCTTCGTGACGGTCGTGCTGAACACCCTGCTCGGGTACGCGCTCGTGTTCGGTGTGGGGCCACTCCCGCGCCTGGGCGTGGCCGGTGCGGGCTGGGCGACCCTCGTCACGGCCGTCCTGAAGACCGCGATCCTGCTCGCGCAGCTGTACAGCCGGGGACGCCTCGCCACGTGGGCGCTGCCGCGTCACGCGGCGCAGTGGCGCGCGGTGCTGGGGCCGCTGTTCGTGCTGGCCGTGCCGCTCGGCATCACGGAACTCGCGTGGAGCGGCGGGACCTTCCTGTACAACGTGGTCTTCCAGCGGCTGGGCGACGAGGCGCTCGCCGCCGCGCAGATCGTGAACACCCTGGAGGGCGTGTTCATCGTGGGCAGCCTGGGCCTCATGAGCGCCACGACGGCGCTGGTGGGCCGCGCCCTCGGGCGAGGCGACGCGCCGGGCGCCGTGTCGTGGGTACAGCGCCTGCTGCGGACGGGCCTGCAGACGGGCGCGGCCTTCGGCCTGCTGTTCGCGCTGAGTGCCCTCCTGCTCGGCGTGCTGTTCGGCAGGGCAGGCGCGGACGTGCAGCACCTCGCGGCCATCGGCATCCTCATCAACGCGGCCTTTCAGGTCGTCAAGGTCCGCAACATGATCGTCGGGGCGGGCATCCTCCCGAGCGGCAACGACACGGGCGGCGTCATCATGGGCGACGTGATCGGCGCGTTCGTGGTGGGCCTGCCGCTCGCCGTGCTGCTGGGCCTCTACACGCCGCTCGGCGTGACGGGCGTGTTCCTGGCACGTGTGATCGAGGAATGCGTCAAGATGGCGGTCTTCGCGTGGCGGGCCGGACGGCTGCGCTGGGACGTGCTCGCCGCAGAACAGTCCGCCGTGCAGGCAGGCTGA
- a CDS encoding DegV family protein — MSQPAEPQFDVIADGGLDAYRELLNAVPVAPFSINFGTESLLASQLDRAAFFGRLRAGAPHPTTSQPTPQAYAELMERAVRPLLAVTISSGLSGSRNAAEQARALEPGHPMTIHDSRTLSAAQAFQVHAAMTARAAGHDVQTALEWMRLVAEQTELYFTIETLEYLKRGGRIGRVAATLGGLLNLKPVVTVDRATGAYTNVGRARSWKGALEALANQVTARFGEGTPLRVGMLYGEVQDSAQVVLELLRGRHPVVWSAFTEVNPVLAVHTGPSAVGLAAAPGAWPWEK; from the coding sequence ATGTCACAACCTGCTGAGCCTCAATTCGACGTGATCGCGGACGGGGGGCTGGACGCCTACCGTGAACTGCTGAACGCCGTGCCGGTCGCGCCGTTCTCCATCAACTTCGGGACGGAGTCGCTGCTCGCGTCGCAGCTGGACCGCGCCGCGTTCTTCGGGCGGCTGCGGGCGGGCGCGCCGCACCCGACGACGTCGCAGCCGACCCCGCAGGCGTACGCGGAACTGATGGAGCGGGCCGTGCGGCCGCTGCTGGCCGTCACGATCTCCAGCGGGCTTTCGGGGAGCCGCAACGCGGCCGAGCAGGCGCGGGCACTGGAGCCGGGGCACCCGATGACCATTCACGACAGTCGGACCCTGAGTGCCGCGCAGGCCTTCCAGGTGCATGCGGCCATGACGGCGCGCGCGGCGGGGCACGACGTGCAGACGGCGCTGGAGTGGATGCGGCTGGTGGCGGAGCAGACGGAACTGTACTTCACGATCGAGACGCTGGAGTACCTGAAGCGCGGCGGGCGGATCGGGCGGGTCGCGGCGACGCTGGGCGGCCTGCTGAACCTCAAGCCGGTCGTGACGGTGGACCGCGCGACAGGCGCGTACACCAACGTGGGCCGCGCCCGCTCGTGGAAGGGGGCGCTGGAGGCCCTGGCGAATCAGGTGACGGCGCGCTTCGGGGAGGGCACGCCCCTGCGGGTGGGGATGCTGTACGGCGAGGTGCAGGACAGCGCGCAGGTGGTGCTGGAACTGCTGCGCGGCCGTCACCCGGTGGTGTGGTCGGCGTTCACGGAGGTGAACCCGGTGCTGGCGGTGCACACGGGGCCGTCGGCGGTGGGCCTGGCGGCCGCGCCCGGCGCGTGGCCCTGGGAGAAGTGA
- a CDS encoding NAD(P)-dependent oxidoreductase produces MTSPAQSAPSQPASAAFLGLGAMGVPMAAHVARTVPTRVWNRTFSRAEAHAAEFGSTAAALEDAAGADVIFSCLPTSAEVDACIGQMLPFLRRGAVWVDCTSGRPAAAREQAARLAEVGVAFVDAPVSGGPAGARAGTLAVMVGGDEAVFGRVRALLDSFGGTVLRVGPVGSGFAVKAVNNVLMGLHLLSVAEGLASLKKQGVDLAPALTVLNASSGSSFSSQNKVAQQVFTRQFSPMFKLGLLAKDAGIALENVQEVQGSAPLIAQTAMMLRAAQQMIGSDVDHTEAVRLLEALNGVELS; encoded by the coding sequence ATGACGAGTCCTGCACAGTCCGCCCCGAGTCAGCCTGCTTCTGCCGCGTTCCTGGGTCTGGGGGCGATGGGGGTGCCGATGGCGGCGCACGTGGCACGCACTGTGCCGACCCGCGTGTGGAACCGGACGTTCAGCCGCGCGGAGGCGCACGCGGCGGAGTTCGGGAGTACGGCGGCGGCGCTGGAGGACGCGGCGGGCGCGGACGTGATCTTCAGCTGCCTGCCGACGAGCGCGGAGGTGGACGCGTGCATCGGGCAGATGCTGCCGTTCCTGCGGCGCGGCGCGGTGTGGGTGGACTGCACCAGCGGTCGTCCGGCGGCGGCGCGTGAGCAGGCGGCGCGGCTGGCGGAGGTGGGGGTGGCGTTCGTGGACGCGCCCGTGTCGGGCGGCCCGGCGGGCGCGCGGGCGGGCACGCTGGCCGTGATGGTGGGCGGCGACGAGGCGGTGTTCGGGCGGGTGCGGGCGCTGCTGGACAGTTTCGGCGGGACGGTCCTGCGGGTGGGTCCGGTGGGGAGCGGGTTCGCGGTGAAGGCCGTGAACAACGTCCTGATGGGCCTGCATCTGCTGTCGGTCGCGGAGGGCCTGGCGTCCCTGAAGAAGCAGGGCGTGGATCTCGCCCCGGCGCTGACGGTGCTGAACGCGAGCAGCGGCAGCAGTTTCTCCAGTCAGAACAAGGTGGCGCAGCAGGTGTTCACGCGGCAGTTCTCGCCGATGTTCAAGCTGGGCCTGCTCGCGAAGGACGCCGGGATCGCGCTGGAGAACGTGCAGGAGGTGCAGGGCAGCGCGCCGCTCATCGCGCAGACGGCCATGATGCTGCGGGCCGCGCAGCAGATGATCGGCAGCGACGTGGACCACACCGAGGCGGTGCGGCTGCTGGAGGCCCTGAACGGCGTCGAACTGTCCTGA
- a CDS encoding DUF2721 domain-containing protein, translating to MTASLTHARRDNRRERYTARMAPSSEAFSGLSVLSAMITPAVLISACGALILSTSNRLGRTTDRVRTMTRRFKELVSTEGQQEALAREEKLMILAQLPKLTRRVRLIQRSLTAFYASVGLFVMTSVVTGGSALIGVDLRVLPVVLAILGAAFLLYASLQLTVEAQLSYQTTREEMRFLEGLGQHYVGLHTPDDNP from the coding sequence ATGACGGCCAGCCTAACGCACGCGCGCCGGGACAACCGGCGGGAACGGTACACTGCCCGCATGGCCCCCAGCAGCGAAGCCTTCTCCGGCCTGAGCGTCCTCTCGGCCATGATCACGCCCGCCGTCCTCATCAGCGCGTGCGGCGCCCTGATCCTCAGCACCAGCAACCGCCTGGGCCGCACCACCGACCGCGTCCGCACCATGACGCGCCGCTTCAAGGAACTCGTCAGCACCGAAGGCCAGCAGGAAGCGCTCGCCCGCGAGGAGAAACTGATGATCCTCGCGCAGCTCCCCAAACTCACGCGCCGCGTTCGCCTCATCCAGCGCAGCCTCACCGCCTTCTACGCCTCGGTCGGCCTGTTCGTCATGACGAGCGTCGTCACGGGCGGCAGCGCCCTGATCGGCGTGGACCTGCGCGTACTGCCCGTCGTGCTCGCCATTCTCGGCGCGGCCTTCCTGCTGTACGCCAGCCTGCAGCTCACGGTCGAAGCGCAGCTCAGCTACCAGACCACCCGCGAGGAAATGCGCTTCCTGGAAGGCCTCGGGCAGCACTAC